The following coding sequences lie in one Aspergillus luchuensis IFO 4308 DNA, chromosome 8, nearly complete sequence genomic window:
- a CDS encoding putative C6 transcription factor (COG:K;~EggNog:ENOG410PUUR;~InterPro:IPR036864,IPR007219,IPR001138;~PFAM:PF00172,PF04082;~TransMembrane:1 (o572-592i);~go_function: GO:0000981 - DNA-binding transcription factor activity, RNA polymerase II-specific [Evidence IEA];~go_function: GO:0003677 - DNA binding [Evidence IEA];~go_function: GO:0008270 - zinc ion binding [Evidence IEA];~go_process: GO:0006351 - transcription, DNA-templated [Evidence IEA];~go_process: GO:0006355 - regulation of transcription, DNA-templated [Evidence IEA]), giving the protein MTNRDPEFRHQLGKFRLDPLPIPSHPASLPPPPPPPPPPRPAHPSSVPSPQSLPPPPSVPLQQQQPLPTAPPSLPPSHQQPQSQPTPASSRSSPSQISHPRSKRVSTACDFCRKRKKKCDFRYPNCSACTRAGVRCTIPPPGPQVAAASVPRDQLENLQNRVRWLEELLRRKTGISVADRPTGTALDGEGDPDWWYQVPALMMTRGSSTHSTPTTTATALSSSPAPSSTAVGTELPNVGELFRDQLEHRRPSIARPVASAPRVMRLASLPEAQSVASRYFDSLGYQYPFLHREEFMAQLDRIYAGEVPAPEVHHSYHITIATALLIGSADETQAAEFYHVSNETMALALQNEDLAAVRALLSVAVYTMFATTGPSVWHILGTTLRLATSLGLHKARPTGNVIEEEMAKRAFWSLYNLDRLIASTLGRPLGIADEDISIGLPREFNDNWTETPGASAMTIPLQVVRLRRIFSRIYRYLFNNQPPPPPTEVAITLSHFRQELDDWRQEAPVYAPALLYSTSYYDYLYATTLLLMYRPSPRNPTPDATSIVSCGNASIQVIRSYWDSYSQGKLKWIWLTLSQVYFAGITILWCLNHNLQSVREGRGAAWKPEDQSMRRAIQAVVVLLEEFGKRRPGVDRLAETFRNQSTMIFSHLAYQQEQQQEQEQQLQQQQQPQPPPPPPQPQPPMPQHQPFLEQQPQQQPQQQQPQHILVAPPVPLAPVLDDVLLVNGSGNIPMIDPQLAEQLFYSYDWFQEEMATYYTL; this is encoded by the exons atGACCAACCGTGACCCCGAATTTCGGCATCAGCTGGGCAAATTCCGACTCGATCCCCTACcgattccttctcatcctgcatctcttcctcctcctcctcctcctcctcctccgccgcgtCCTGCTCACCCCAGTTCCGTCCCTTCTCCGCagtcgctgccgccgcctccaTCCGTGCCgcttcagcagcaacagccacTCCCAACAGCACCACCGTCGCTCCCTCCGTCTCATCAGCAGCCCCAGTCTCAACCAACCCCGGCCTCATCGcgatcctccccatcacagATTTCTCATCCTCGCAGTAAACGAGTATCCACGGCGTGCGACTTTTGTCGGAaacggaagaagaaatgtGACTTTCGCTACCCGAACTGCTCCGCGTGTACTCGCGCCGGTGTCCGCTGTACCATCCCTCCGCCGGGTCCCCAGGTCGCCGCGGCGTCTGTTCCTCGAGATCAGTTGGAAAACCTACAAAACCGGGTACGATGGCTGGAGGAGCTTTTGCGCCGCAAAACAGGCATCTCGGTCGCCGACCGGCCTACGGGGACTGCGCTGGATGGCGAGGGCGACCCGGACTGGTGGTACCAGGTACCAGCCTTGATGATGACTCGCGGGAGTTCAACACATTCAACACCCACAACGACGGCAACCGCGCTGTCCAGCAGCCCTGCTCCTAGTTCCACTGCGGTAGGCACCGAGTTGCCTAATGTAGGTGAGTTGTTTCGCGACCAATTGGAGCATCGACGACCCTCCATCGCGCGTCCGGTAGCATCCGCTCCTCGTGTGATGCGGCTCGCCTCGCTTCCAGAGGCGCAATCAGTAGCATCACGATACTTTGATAGTCTGGGGTACCAATACCCTTTTCTTCATCGGGAGGAGTTTATGGCCCAGCTTGATCGCATCTATGCGGGGGAGGTCCCCGCACCGGAGGTTCATCACTCGTATCACATCACCATCGCTACGGCCTTGTTGATCGGATCTGCCGACGAGACACAGGCTGCCGAGTTCTACCATGTTAGCAATGAGACCATGGCACTGGCGTTACAAAACGAAGATCTGGCAGCTGTTCGAGCCCTTTTGAGCGTCGCTGTGTATACAATGTTTGCGACCACGGGCCCCAGTGTGTGGCACATCCTCGGGACTACTTTGCGTCTCGCCACAAGTCTCGGGCTGCATAAAGCCCGTCCAACGGGGAACGTGatagaagaggagatggCCAAGCGGGCGTTCTGGAGTCTCTACAACCTTGATCGACTAATCGCCAGCACTCTTGGAAGGCCACTTGGAATTGCAGATGAGGACATCTCCATCGGCTTGCCACGGGAATTCAATGACAATTGGACAGAGACCCCGGGGGCTAGTGCCATGACGATTCCTTTGCAGGTGGTGCGCCTGCGTCGGATTTTTTCGCGGATCTACCGCTACT TATTTAACAACCAACCGCCACCGCCTCCAACAGAGGTTGCCATCACGCTCAGTCATTTCCGCCAGGAACTAGACGACTGGCGACAGGAAGCGCCGGTGTATGCACCCGCGCTTTTATACTCAACAAGTTACTACGACTATTTATATGCAACGACGCTGCTCCTTATGTACCGACCTAGTCCGCGTAATCCGACACCCGATGCCACCAGCATCGTGAGCTGCGGAAACGCCAGTATCCAGGTCATTCGGTCCTACTGGGACAGCTACTCGCAGGGGAAGCTGAAGTGGATTTGGTTGACCCTCAGTCAAGTTTACTTTGCCGGCATTACAATCCTGTGGTGTCTAAACCACAATCTCCAGTCTGTCCGCGAAGGCCGTGGTGCTGCGTGGAAGCCCGAGGATCAGAGCATGCGACGGGCCATCCAGGCAGTAGTTGTTCTGCTGGAGGAATTTGGCAAGCGACGTCCGGGGGTGGACCGACTGGCGGAGACGTTCCGCAACCAGAGCACGATGATCTTCAGCCATCTGGCGTATcagcaggaacagcagcaggagcaggagcagcagcttcaacaacagcagcagccacaaccaccaccgcctccaccgCAACCACAGCCACCTATGCCACAACATCAACCGTTCCTTGaacagcagccgcagcaacaaccacagcagcagcagccacagcatATTTTAGTAGCACCACCGGTGCCCCTAGCGCCGGTGCTGGATGACGTTCTCCTGGTAAATGGATCGGGGAATATACCCATGATTGACCCGCAACTGGCGGAGCaattattctattcttaTGATTGGTTccaggaggagatggcgacATATTATACCCTTTAG